GTTGGGGCTGCTGACCGAGCGCGGAATCGTCGCCGTCGTGGAGGCGCACCTCGGCGAGCGGTGGGCGTGGCTGCTCGTCGCCGACGTGGTGGTCGCCGCCGGCGCCGCACAGTTGGTGATACTGAACACGCTCGCGACCGTCACGGCGACGGTGACGGGCGTGAGCGCGGGAGCCTGCGGCGTCGCGTGGGCGCTGGTGCTCGCGGGCGGACTGGCGGGACGGGGCTACGACTTCCTCGAACTGGCGGCGAAACTACTCGTGGCCGGCGTCGTCGTCGCGTTCGTCTCCTCGCTTCTCGTCGTGCCCGTCGACCCGGGTGCCGCGGCGCGGGGACTCGTCCCGACGCTCCCTGCGGGCAGTGCGGTGCTGGCCGCCGGCATCCTCGGCGGCGCAGTGCACGTCACGCTGGTGACGATGCACTCGTACACGATGCGGGCACGCGGGTGGTCGGCGTCGGACGCGGGTCTCGCCGTCTTCGACGTGGTCGCCTCGATGTTCGTCGCCTTCGGCGTCTACAGCGTCGCCATCTTCCTCGTCGCGGCGAGCGTGCTGTCGGACCCGAACCTCACGACGGTGGGCGCCGCGGAGGCGCTGGGTCCGCTCGTCGGCCCGAGCGCGGAATGGCTGTTCCTCCTCGGACTCGGCGGCGCGGCCGTCTCGACGCTCGGGGGCAACACCGTCGCGCCGCCGTTCCTCCTCGCGGACAAACTCGGCTGGGGGACGACGGTCGAGGACGGACGCTACCGCGCCTTTCTGGCCGGATTCGCGCTGCTGTCGGCGCCGGGCGCGTTCATCGGCGGCGAGGTGCTCGGCCAACTCGTCCTCGTCCTCGCCCTCGGCACCGTGGGAACGCCGTTCGCCCTCGCCCTCGTGCTCTACCTCCTGAACTCCCCGGCGGCGCCCGAACCGACCTCGGCGCTCGCCAACGTCGGCGGCGTCGCAGTCTTCCTCGTCTCGGGTGCGCTGGCGACGAACTTCGTCCGCGGGGAGGTCGCCGGCGGCGTCGGTCCGCTCTCGGGGGGCGTCCTCGCGTTCGCCGTCGTCGTCGCCGTCGCGACGGTCGGCCTCGCCGGAAAGTACGTCCGCGAGGAAGTTGGGAGCGCGTAGGCGCGGTCGGACCGCCCGGTCGCCGGCCGCCGGTCACCTCCGGTCGTCGGTACCGCCGAATCGGACCTTCCGTGTGCTGTGTGTCCGTACAGCACACCGACCGCGTTTCGATGCGGTGCTGCTAGATATTCACACGCGGTCGAAACGGGCGCTAACCCCCCGTGTACGGCGAATTAGTATCCGGTTGACAGGGCCAAGTACCGTATAACAAAGTACGTACCTCCCGGTTCGGTCGGTAGACCCGCCTCTCTACTCGGCGGTCGAACACACATGCTCGAAGTTACACAGGCGGCCCCTTCGACCCGCGCTCTCCACGGAATCGAGGGAACGACAGTCGACGCGCAGACAGCGACATCGCACGGCCGGAGGTCGACGTGGCGGTGACGGGTCTGTACGAGAGCCGACAGGACCCGGACGAACAGCGGCGGGCGTTCACGTCCGGCGAGGTTCCCGTCTCAGTCGTCGGTCTCGGGAAGATGGGACTCCCCCTCGCCGCGGTGTACGCCGAGACGGCCGGCGACGTGGTCGGCGTCG
This genomic stretch from Halogeometricum sp. S1BR25-6 harbors:
- a CDS encoding divalent metal cation transporter, translating into MSDATPTLSGNRLAGVRERLSGMGPAWVAGAVAAGPATMASLVTAGAAFDYALLWVVVLSAAAGTLAQYLAMRLGLLTERGIVAVVEAHLGERWAWLLVADVVVAAGAAQLVILNTLATVTATVTGVSAGACGVAWALVLAGGLAGRGYDFLELAAKLLVAGVVVAFVSSLLVVPVDPGAAARGLVPTLPAGSAVLAAGILGGAVHVTLVTMHSYTMRARGWSASDAGLAVFDVVASMFVAFGVYSVAIFLVAASVLSDPNLTTVGAAEALGPLVGPSAEWLFLLGLGGAAVSTLGGNTVAPPFLLADKLGWGTTVEDGRYRAFLAGFALLSAPGAFIGGEVLGQLVLVLALGTVGTPFALALVLYLLNSPAAPEPTSALANVGGVAVFLVSGALATNFVRGEVAGGVGPLSGGVLAFAVVVAVATVGLAGKYVREEVGSA